One window of Phycisphaeraceae bacterium genomic DNA carries:
- the crtI gene encoding phytoene desaturase, whose amino-acid sequence MKSSGHSVAIIGAGPGGLAAAVLLAASGAEVTVFESQPRVGGRTARISATGTDGGEYHFDTGPTFFMMPYVLEEVFAAAERRLGDYVELKRLDPMYRLLMVGRGKAGAPLVIDTTQDIAEMSRRLAKINPKDGENFPRFIADNRYKLRHSESILRNPMRSPLDLFGKNTWLDTLKVGPVLRPDLSVHQLLGKYFSDPATKLAVSFQSKYLGMSPYDCPSLFTILPFIEYEYGVWHPIGGCNALMEAMSVVAREHGAQVRTSTPVERIEFHGQRATGVIVSGRPEKFDHVVINADATWAMKKLIPENVRAAAGNSYCDGTLDSRKYSCSTFMLYLGIEGKVNLPHHTICIAEDYQNNLEQITKTGELPQEPSIYVCNPSAMDPTLAPPGNSALYVLVPIANLQQASAAGVNWEKEKAAYRELALKRMEKVLGDALGPNFRERIRAEVVYTPDTWKGMNINFGATFNLAHNLGQMLHKRPQNKLPFTENVYLVGGGTHPGSGLPTIFLSSQISARMLCEEAGLKYAGNVAREMRVKSLRAMAQV is encoded by the coding sequence TTGAAGTCGAGCGGACATTCAGTAGCGATCATCGGAGCGGGGCCCGGCGGGCTTGCCGCGGCGGTTCTTCTGGCGGCAAGCGGCGCCGAGGTCACCGTGTTCGAGTCGCAGCCGCGCGTCGGCGGCCGCACGGCGCGGATCTCGGCCACCGGCACGGACGGCGGGGAATACCACTTCGATACCGGTCCGACGTTCTTCATGATGCCGTACGTGCTCGAAGAAGTCTTTGCCGCGGCGGAGCGCAGGCTCGGCGATTACGTCGAACTCAAAAGGCTCGATCCGATGTACCGGCTGCTGATGGTCGGTCGTGGAAAAGCCGGCGCGCCCCTCGTTATCGACACCACGCAGGACATCGCGGAAATGTCGCGCCGTCTCGCGAAGATCAACCCGAAAGACGGCGAGAACTTCCCGCGCTTCATCGCCGACAACCGCTACAAGCTCAGGCACAGCGAGAGCATCCTGCGGAACCCGATGCGCTCTCCGCTGGATTTGTTCGGAAAGAACACCTGGCTCGACACGCTGAAGGTGGGCCCGGTTCTGCGACCCGATCTTTCCGTGCATCAGTTGCTCGGGAAGTACTTTTCCGATCCGGCGACGAAACTCGCGGTGAGTTTTCAGAGCAAGTACCTGGGCATGAGTCCGTACGACTGCCCGAGCCTGTTCACGATCTTGCCGTTCATCGAGTACGAGTACGGCGTATGGCACCCGATCGGCGGGTGCAACGCGCTGATGGAGGCGATGTCGGTTGTGGCGCGGGAGCACGGCGCGCAGGTTCGGACATCGACCCCGGTCGAGCGCATCGAATTCCACGGTCAGCGCGCAACCGGAGTGATCGTGAGTGGACGCCCGGAAAAGTTCGACCACGTCGTGATCAACGCCGATGCGACGTGGGCGATGAAGAAACTGATCCCCGAGAATGTGCGTGCCGCGGCAGGAAATAGCTACTGCGACGGCACGCTCGACTCACGAAAGTACTCCTGCTCGACGTTCATGCTCTATCTGGGCATTGAAGGCAAGGTGAATCTGCCTCACCACACGATCTGCATCGCGGAGGACTATCAGAACAACCTCGAGCAGATCACCAAGACCGGAGAACTGCCGCAAGAGCCCAGCATCTATGTGTGCAACCCGAGCGCGATGGATCCGACGCTGGCTCCGCCGGGAAACAGCGCGTTGTACGTGCTCGTGCCGATCGCGAATCTGCAGCAGGCGAGTGCCGCGGGCGTGAACTGGGAGAAGGAGAAGGCGGCGTATCGCGAACTGGCGCTGAAGCGGATGGAAAAGGTGCTGGGCGATGCGCTCGGCCCCAACTTCCGGGAGCGGATCCGAGCTGAAGTGGTGTACACGCCCGACACATGGAAGGGGATGAACATCAACTTCGGAGCGACGTTCAACCTCGCGCACAATCTCGGACAAATGCTGCACAAACGGCCTCAGAACAAGCTGCCGTTCACGGAGAATGTGTACCTGGTCGGCGGCGGGACACACCCGGGGAGCGGGCTGCCGACAATCTTCCTCTCGTCGCAGATTTCGGCGCGGATGTTGTGCGAAGAGGCGGGTTTGAAGTATGCGGGGAATGTGGCGAGAGAGATGAGAGTGAAGTCGCTTCGCGCGATGGCACAGGTTTGA